A single region of the Aquarana catesbeiana isolate 2022-GZ linkage group LG07, ASM4218655v1, whole genome shotgun sequence genome encodes:
- the LOC141102490 gene encoding galectin-1-like, whose translation MEASGKKSSVTLVYLILGILYKFSLKPGHSIEVKGLIPEGCIQFAINLGTDEKNYVLHFNPRFDYSQDKKIIILNSMVDDVFGEEQRESCFPFQEGSDTTVCFQFEQDKIIIELPTGNPLSFPVRFPIEEISYLSLRNLQLKSITLK comes from the exons atggaggcgtcaggaaagaAGTCTTCAGTGACCCTTGTTTATCTTATATTG GGTATTTTGTATAAATTCAGCCTCAAACCCGGTCACTCCAtagaggtgaaggggttaattccGGAGGGCTGTATACA GTTTGCCATAAACTTGGGAACAGATGAGAAGAATTATGTGCTACACTTTAACCCTCGATTTGACTACTCTCAAGATAAGAAAATTATAATCCTGAACTCTATGGTGGACGATGTCTTTGGAGAGGAGCAGAGGGAAAGCTGCTTCCCCTTCCAGGAGGGGTCGGATACCACG GTTTGCTTCCAGTTTGAGCAAGACAAGATCATCATAGAATTACCTACCGGAAATCCTCTCTCATTTCCAGTCCGTTTTCCCATAGAAGAGATCTCGTACTTGTCCTTGAGGAACCTTCAGCTCAAGTCCATCACACTAAAATGA